In one window of Photorhabdus laumondii subsp. laumondii DNA:
- a CDS encoding IS630-like element ISPlu16 family transposase, with protein sequence MPIIAPIPQDECQKMRKLIHKTRDKNYSRRLTALLMLNEGLTVTYVAKTLHAARSSVNRWVQWFTLYGLEGLESLPVGRPVVWDLSPLYNLLLFLLQQSPQKLGYLRSRWSLELMTHTLNELLNLSLTQNVLYRYFAQVGIVWRRAAPTVKQPDPEYDEKMAKIAEAKANISEKHPVFYEDEVDIDLNPKIGADWCFKGQQKRVITPGKNEKHYLAGCLNAQTEQITYVKGIKKNSDLFIKMLDELNHQYPHAETLTLILDNYCIHKSQKVKDWLARHPKFTLLFLPVYSPWLNKIERLWQSLHETITRNHCCQFMWQLLNYVDAFLASFSSQQKPGRQKMGVAQL encoded by the coding sequence ATGCCTATCATAGCACCTATACCTCAAGATGAATGCCAGAAAATGAGAAAACTTATCCATAAAACCCGTGATAAGAACTATTCCCGTCGATTAACCGCGTTATTGATGCTCAATGAAGGATTGACAGTGACTTATGTCGCCAAGACCCTTCATGCCGCACGCTCTTCCGTCAATCGTTGGGTTCAGTGGTTTACATTATATGGGCTGGAAGGACTCGAAAGTTTACCCGTTGGCCGACCTGTTGTCTGGGATCTCTCCCCACTCTATAACCTCTTACTTTTCTTATTACAGCAATCCCCCCAAAAGTTAGGCTATCTCCGCTCTCGCTGGAGCCTTGAACTCATGACTCATACCCTCAATGAATTACTCAACCTCTCTCTGACGCAAAATGTCCTTTATCGTTACTTTGCTCAGGTGGGGATTGTCTGGCGTAGAGCGGCACCCACAGTGAAACAACCTGATCCCGAATACGATGAGAAAATGGCAAAGATCGCGGAAGCCAAAGCGAACATTTCAGAAAAACATCCCGTTTTTTATGAAGATGAGGTGGATATTGATCTAAACCCGAAAATCGGCGCGGACTGGTGCTTCAAAGGACAACAAAAACGGGTTATCACCCCGGGAAAAAACGAAAAACATTACCTTGCGGGCTGCCTTAATGCCCAAACAGAGCAAATCACCTATGTTAAAGGAATAAAAAAGAATTCTGATTTATTTATCAAAATGTTAGATGAACTGAATCATCAATATCCCCATGCGGAAACCCTCACATTAATCTTAGATAACTACTGTATTCATAAAAGTCAGAAGGTAAAGGACTGGCTGGCACGACATCCAAAATTTACCCTGTTGTTTTTACCGGTCTATTCACCGTGGCTAAATAAAATAGAACGGTTATGGCAATCGCTCCATGAGACAATAACGCGAAATCATTGTTGTCAATTTATGTGGCAGTTACTGAATTATGTTGATGCCTTTTTGGCATCGTTTTCATCACAGCAAAAGCCAGGAAGACAAAAAATGGGTGTAGCACAATTATGA
- a CDS encoding NAD(P)H-dependent oxidoreductase, whose product MKLGIISGSHRSHSNSGKVGDFLDSLEITKKTFKHTEHFHLGNLNIPIWDESIWNEVKDPKWHEWGLISQSLMNSDAFVIVVPEWGGMVPPKLKNLLLLCSDNELVHKPALLVSISSGNGGAFCISELRSSGYKNNKICFIPEHLVLRNIEKEGDIDK is encoded by the coding sequence ATGAAATTGGGAATTATTTCAGGAAGTCATAGATCGCATTCTAATTCAGGTAAAGTTGGTGATTTCTTAGATTCACTTGAAATAACCAAAAAAACATTTAAACATACTGAGCATTTCCATCTGGGAAATTTAAACATACCAATATGGGATGAGTCAATTTGGAATGAAGTAAAAGATCCTAAATGGCATGAATGGGGTTTAATATCACAATCTTTGATGAATTCTGATGCTTTTGTTATTGTAGTTCCTGAATGGGGGGGAATGGTTCCACCAAAACTAAAAAATTTACTTTTATTATGTAGTGATAACGAATTAGTGCATAAGCCAGCATTGTTAGTGTCAATATCCTCTGGAAATGGTGGCGCTTTTTGTATTTCTGAATTAAGGTCATCTGGATATAAAAATAATAAAATCTGTTTTATACCCGAACATTTGGTGTTGCGTAATATAGAAAAAGAGGGCGATATAGATAAATAA
- a CDS encoding GTP cyclohydrolase II → MNNISIRNSTFIPLKSINNESEFISFNGFTQDKEHLAIRIGKWSEKHIPLVRIHSECVTGEIFHSLLCDCGEQLNESLKEIDIHGGVLIYLRQEGRGIGLYNKIDAYKLQRNGLDTYQANQALGFLDDYRDFSLAAKMLLAMNISKIRLITNNPDKIHQITQNGIEIYEVINTKTFLNEKNKNYLTAKKIKTFHALEL, encoded by the coding sequence ATGAATAATATATCAATTAGAAATAGTACTTTTATACCGTTGAAATCTATTAACAATGAATCTGAATTTATATCATTTAATGGATTTACCCAGGATAAAGAGCATTTAGCTATACGTATAGGAAAATGGTCAGAGAAACACATACCTTTGGTTAGGATCCATTCTGAATGTGTGACAGGAGAAATATTTCACTCTCTTTTATGTGACTGTGGTGAGCAGTTAAATGAATCTTTAAAAGAAATTGATATTCATGGAGGAGTCTTAATTTATTTACGCCAGGAAGGCCGTGGAATTGGATTATATAATAAAATAGATGCATATAAGCTACAGCGCAATGGGTTAGATACATACCAAGCTAATCAAGCTCTTGGTTTCTTAGATGATTATCGTGATTTTTCTCTCGCGGCTAAAATGTTACTGGCCATGAATATTTCAAAAATTCGTTTGATAACTAATAATCCAGATAAAATACATCAAATTACTCAGAATGGAATTGAAATATATGAAGTTATTAATACCAAGACATTCTTAAATGAAAAAAATAAAAATTATTTGACTGCTAAAAAAATAAAAACCTTTCATGCTCTTGAACTATAA
- a CDS encoding ABC-2 family transporter protein, which translates to MITKFSFIETIRAKNIIFGYLFIIVTLYAVELSFWDTMTKSNGFVNYTHDEMIVYILWSVIIFQLTSITGFPENLSFHIEDGSTDRLIIMPKSILLYYSEYALGQVLARLFIMSPLILFIIIYQKDIPNFIYLFISLCIGLFINLYLTMILSCMAFKFRGSYSFIIIKDTLSWVLSGALIPLDVFGDSLKSIFNYIPFQYITYIPVKIATNSISIYFIFNGFLVMMCLMMIFNFIWNYMLKYNQGYNGNA; encoded by the coding sequence GTGATAACTAAATTTTCTTTTATTGAGACCATTAGGGCGAAGAATATAATATTTGGTTACTTATTTATAATTGTAACATTATATGCGGTTGAACTATCTTTTTGGGATACCATGACAAAATCAAATGGTTTTGTTAACTATACGCATGATGAGATGATAGTTTATATATTATGGTCTGTTATTATATTTCAATTAACAAGTATCACCGGATTTCCAGAAAATTTATCGTTCCATATTGAAGATGGTAGTACAGATAGACTAATTATAATGCCAAAATCAATACTATTATATTATTCAGAATATGCTTTGGGACAAGTATTAGCCAGATTGTTTATAATGTCTCCATTAATTTTATTTATAATTATATACCAAAAGGACATTCCTAATTTTATATATCTATTTATTTCGTTATGTATAGGATTGTTTATCAATTTGTACTTAACAATGATATTGTCATGTATGGCATTCAAATTTAGAGGCTCGTACTCTTTTATAATTATTAAGGATACTTTGTCATGGGTCCTTTCAGGTGCGTTAATTCCATTAGATGTGTTTGGTGATTCTTTAAAATCAATATTTAATTATATTCCATTTCAATACATTACCTATATTCCAGTTAAAATTGCAACGAACTCAATATCTATTTATTTTATATTTAATGGGTTTTTAGTCATGATGTGTTTAATGATGATTTTTAATTTTATTTGGAATTATATGTTAAAATACAATCAAGGATATAATGGTAATGCTTAG
- a CDS encoding WD40 repeat domain-containing protein, with translation MHKHTSPISGVATYGNKFVLSAGYDNKVILWDAYNKKPIRRVYHDHLVNQCAFSPCGNYIATVSSDYTCRIWLLPDMTLYGIINSHTDDVESVSFHPNKNIVATCSRDKTIIVSDYKGNVIAQLKGHVEDVISVEWSSSGNLISSSDDGTIRIWDVDYQKEIECIDLDNIETDTISITPDGVIYAGNDNGEIITIINGKLKITSAHEAGIKRLVYDFPQKIMVSLSYDRKMKLWKEKDNNLESYHIAELPPIVWPRSCAFLDSDNLVFASFGDSYVQYTISTQAWHQDHVRPTYGSNAVYVSGKDIWSVGDAGIVFCNNRPFAEMGSLCNFIIEFENVLITGGQMGKIFNARTGDIIYEHHSPLNCAAVSWEDNQFCLVGTYTGEGIVLRKIAGDIVVDNIVSLHKNAIKGVFISKEFVFSVCANAAVALHSIEDFSCYAYIPKAHEKIANGCDGSKEGLFVSVSRDLTLRIWRNENYEIIKTPSSHSIKCVAFDAKNNHISIGNYTGWIGVYDLNENKWILWEKRSFYGISSIRYIQHDFIYSTYDGINEFVFNYGVKYD, from the coding sequence ATGCATAAACATACCTCTCCTATCAGTGGTGTTGCCACTTATGGTAATAAATTTGTTTTAAGTGCTGGATATGATAATAAAGTCATTTTATGGGATGCTTATAATAAGAAACCAATTAGACGAGTATATCATGACCATTTGGTAAATCAGTGCGCTTTCAGCCCATGTGGTAATTATATAGCAACAGTAAGTAGTGATTATACTTGTCGTATTTGGCTATTGCCAGATATGACATTATATGGAATTATCAATTCGCATACTGATGATGTGGAATCAGTATCATTCCACCCAAATAAAAATATTGTGGCAACATGTTCTAGAGATAAAACCATTATTGTTTCTGATTATAAAGGAAACGTCATAGCTCAGTTAAAAGGGCATGTAGAGGACGTAATCTCTGTGGAATGGAGTTCATCTGGAAACTTAATAAGTTCCAGCGATGACGGTACAATCCGGATTTGGGATGTAGATTATCAGAAAGAAATAGAATGTATAGATCTTGATAATATAGAAACTGATACTATTTCTATTACGCCTGATGGGGTTATTTATGCTGGAAATGACAATGGCGAAATCATAACTATAATTAATGGTAAATTAAAAATAACATCTGCACATGAAGCGGGTATTAAGCGTCTGGTTTATGACTTCCCTCAAAAAATTATGGTAAGCTTGAGTTATGATAGAAAAATGAAACTTTGGAAAGAAAAAGATAATAATCTTGAAAGTTATCATATAGCCGAGCTTCCTCCAATTGTTTGGCCAAGATCTTGTGCATTTCTTGATAGTGATAATTTAGTTTTTGCGTCATTTGGTGATAGTTATGTTCAATATACCATTTCCACTCAAGCATGGCATCAAGATCATGTTAGACCAACATACGGTTCCAATGCTGTATACGTTTCAGGCAAAGACATTTGGAGTGTTGGTGATGCTGGTATAGTTTTCTGTAATAATAGGCCATTTGCCGAAATGGGAAGTCTGTGTAACTTTATTATCGAATTTGAAAATGTGCTTATTACCGGTGGACAAATGGGAAAAATATTTAATGCTCGTACTGGTGATATTATATATGAACATCATTCCCCTCTAAATTGCGCTGCTGTTTCATGGGAAGATAATCAATTTTGTCTTGTTGGTACATACACTGGAGAAGGTATTGTTTTAAGAAAAATAGCTGGTGATATTGTTGTTGATAATATAGTTTCATTACATAAAAATGCAATAAAAGGAGTTTTTATATCTAAAGAATTTGTTTTTTCTGTATGTGCCAATGCAGCAGTTGCATTACATAGCATTGAGGACTTTTCATGTTATGCATATATTCCTAAAGCTCATGAAAAGATTGCTAATGGATGTGATGGCAGTAAAGAAGGGTTGTTTGTAAGTGTTAGTCGAGATTTAACCCTCCGAATTTGGAGAAATGAAAATTATGAAATAATAAAAACACCAAGTTCTCATTCAATAAAATGTGTAGCATTTGATGCTAAAAATAATCATATATCTATAGGAAATTATACTGGCTGGATTGGTGTATATGATTTAAATGAAAACAAATGGATATTATGGGAAAAACGTTCATTTTATGGTATATCAAGTATAAGATACATACAACATGACTTTATTTACTCAACATATGATGGAATAAATGAATTTGTTTTTAATTATGGGGTAAAATATGATTGA
- a CDS encoding ATP-binding cassette domain-containing protein, with protein sequence MIKITDLCFSYKSREIKKNIFKNIFSLNEIEVVLFENINIEIFDDNNIIGLLGKNGAGKTTLIKLISGILTPNSGNITVFGIDSNGRPFNLLSNLGIVFGNKSMLWEELSLYENIELFSKIYKRNYDKNSVENMIEMLNLRSIAKKPAKTCSLGQSVKSNLLIHFLNRPKLLILDEPTIGLDIESQILLRNILKDYAQNNESKILITSHNMIDIADICKDIIFLKDGEISKINLNKNNSKEKNALYLEGLFCDN encoded by the coding sequence ATGATAAAAATTACTGATTTATGCTTTAGTTATAAAAGTAGAGAAATTAAAAAAAATATTTTTAAAAATATATTTTCATTAAATGAAATCGAAGTGGTTTTATTTGAAAATATAAATATTGAAATATTTGACGATAACAATATTATAGGATTACTGGGGAAGAATGGTGCCGGAAAAACAACTTTAATAAAGCTGATTTCCGGTATTTTAACTCCAAACTCTGGAAATATTACTGTTTTTGGTATTGATTCAAATGGAAGACCTTTTAATCTTTTATCTAATCTTGGTATCGTTTTTGGAAATAAATCAATGCTTTGGGAGGAATTATCTCTCTATGAAAATATTGAGCTTTTTTCTAAGATATATAAACGTAATTATGATAAAAATAGTGTTGAGAATATGATAGAAATGTTGAACCTTAGAAGTATAGCAAAAAAACCTGCAAAAACGTGTTCTTTAGGTCAATCAGTGAAATCTAACTTATTAATACACTTTCTTAATAGACCAAAATTACTGATATTGGATGAACCAACAATTGGATTAGATATAGAGTCACAAATTCTATTACGAAATATATTAAAAGATTATGCTCAAAATAATGAAAGTAAAATACTAATTACCTCACATAATATGATAGATATTGCGGACATTTGCAAAGACATTATCTTCTTGAAGGATGGTGAAATATCAAAAATAAATCTAAATAAAAATAATTCGAAAGAAAAGAATGCTCTATATCTAGAGGGACTTTTCTGTGATAACTAA
- a CDS encoding ABC-2 family transporter protein: MLRVILIGFKSGLSEAKKSPLNLWLSAFVNFSYYIAQAFFWYAILNSQSSGYILSDGFIIIFFTTVCLVDNLYLFLFGRGSLLLVKKVKSLKLEPHLTLPINTQFLYVTTNIAFEHFLLSFLSLVLFFTVHIYFGTNILLVFLHFIMVLEGVLILTSITWIIRTTIFWTTSLVSIKNSNPCFKVLVRPEQSFHGVVRFILMFILPCLFITGVPASVVSGIMSMKWFFIQTLVTLILIFIAKLVFDIGVKRYSKYIT; this comes from the coding sequence ATGCTTAGAGTTATATTGATTGGCTTTAAAAGTGGATTGTCAGAAGCAAAAAAAAGTCCATTAAATTTATGGTTATCCGCTTTTGTTAATTTTAGTTACTATATAGCACAAGCTTTTTTTTGGTATGCTATTTTAAACTCACAATCTTCAGGTTATATTTTATCTGATGGTTTTATTATTATATTTTTTACTACGGTATGTTTAGTCGATAATCTTTATCTTTTTTTATTTGGTAGAGGAAGCCTCTTGCTGGTTAAAAAAGTCAAGTCATTAAAGTTAGAACCTCATTTAACGCTACCTATAAACACTCAATTTTTATATGTCACTACAAATATTGCATTTGAGCATTTTTTATTATCATTCCTATCTTTAGTATTATTTTTTACTGTACATATTTACTTTGGCACTAATATTTTGTTGGTTTTTTTACATTTTATCATGGTATTAGAAGGAGTCTTAATACTTACTTCAATTACATGGATCATAAGAACAACAATATTTTGGACAACGTCATTAGTTAGTATTAAGAACTCAAATCCTTGTTTTAAAGTATTGGTGAGACCTGAACAATCTTTTCATGGTGTAGTTCGTTTTATTTTAATGTTCATACTTCCGTGTCTATTTATAACGGGTGTTCCAGCTTCAGTAGTAAGTGGAATAATGAGTATGAAATGGTTTTTTATTCAGACTCTGGTCACATTAATTTTAATTTTTATAGCGAAATTGGTTTTTGATATTGGTGTTAAAAGGTATTCAAAATATATAACGTGA